The DNA window TATAAACAAAGGGTAGCGCGTCCTGGCTAAAGTGGGAAGAAAAACCGCCTGAGGGTTACACCTGTAACCTAACACACCTCAAGCAAGCTCATGACTTAAAACGATTTTACTGTTGGGGATCGGGTTACACATTTGCTCGGGGCCCGGAAATACTCCCGTCCGGTAGTGGTTTTGAAACGGCAATTCTTGCCACCGAATTTCAGAAAAAATCGCATCTGAGCCGCTTACGCAGAAAATGCCCAAGTAGGAAAATCGAACCCGCACCCTTTGATTTCACACAGATTTTCATTTGATCTTAACCACAAGCTGTGACAGCGCTCCAATGGGGTCGCCACAGTCATATTTGCCAAAAAACTGGTACTGGGTGCCAGTCGTGGCCGCGCTATATTATGGATTGGCGATTGGCTCGCTAACGCTAACGCAAAACAGCGATGGGATTGCCAGCTTCTGGCCCGGCAGCGGCTTGTTCGTTGCGGCTTTGCTGTTATCGCGCCAGTCACTTCACGCGTCCATCCTGCTGACGGTAGCGATCGGCAGCGTCATGGCAAACTTGCAAGCCGGATCAACCGTGCAAGAAGCGCTGGTTTACAGCGCCGCGAATTGTATCGAGGCGCTGATCGTCAGCCGTTTTGCATGCAAGTCAGACGGCTCGCTGGGTTCAATGGATGATCCGCGCAGCGTCGTCAGGTTCTTTGGCGGAGCACTAGCGGGCGGCTTTGTCAGCGCGGCGATTGCAACAATGTTTAGCGGGAATTTGTCGGTCCATTTTTTCCAATCATGGTTTGGCACGGTGGTTCTGGGAATCCTTATCGTGACGCCCGCGATTGTAATGATAGCAAATGCCGCAAACCGCATCTCTGTAAGACCTGCAAAGCGCGAAATCTTTTGGGCCGGGTTGGCGCTGACGGCGGTGACAGCTATTACTCTGGCGGTATTCTCCCAAAATCAATATCCGCTGCTTTTCGTCATCCCGTTATGCGTGATTGGCGCAACCTATCGGCTTGGTGCGCCCGCCGCTGCAGCCAGCGTGGTCATGATTGCGCTGTCCGGGACTTGGGCCACCGCGATGGGGGATGGCCCGATCAATTTGATGGCGGGAACGACCCAGGCAAAAAATCTTTTCTTTCAATTCTTCCTGCTCAGCCTGCTGTGCGCGGCGTGGCCGCTCTCAGCCTTGCTTGCTCAAAAGCACCGGCTGTTCGGCGAATTGGCAAACAGCAAGAAACGTCTCGAGCAGGCAGAACGTGCCGCAAATATTGCCCATTGGTATTATGAAATCGGATCAAAAAACCTGCATTGGTCAGACGAATTGTTCCGGATTTATGGTATGAGTCTGGATGAAGAACCTTTGCCCAACAGGCGGGCAATATTGCGGTATCACCCTGATGACCGGGACATGATCCTGCAAACCTTGATCACCGCTTT is part of the Pontixanthobacter gangjinensis genome and encodes:
- a CDS encoding sensor domain-containing diguanylate cyclase — translated: MAALYYGLAIGSLTLTQNSDGIASFWPGSGLFVAALLLSRQSLHASILLTVAIGSVMANLQAGSTVQEALVYSAANCIEALIVSRFACKSDGSLGSMDDPRSVVRFFGGALAGGFVSAAIATMFSGNLSVHFFQSWFGTVVLGILIVTPAIVMIANAANRISVRPAKREIFWAGLALTAVTAITLAVFSQNQYPLLFVIPLCVIGATYRLGAPAAAASVVMIALSGTWATAMGDGPINLMAGTTQAKNLFFQFFLLSLLCAAWPLSALLAQKHRLFGELANSKKRLEQAERAANIAHWYYEIGSKNLHWSDELFRIYGMSLDEEPLPNRRAILRYHPDDRDMILQTLITALRQQSEYHFEARIIRPGGEIRYVTSSGEPDFDAHGEVIGIFGMVKDITERVGAIKSLKEARSVAEQQAKIATHLSETDLLTNIANRRKVVGFLQQAIVTAEKTGEPLSIGILDVDHFKSINDRFGHQAGDHVLEAIAATSTSFLRASDCVGRLGGEEFLFVLPGTTSEVAMAIAERVRAGIMNLDWAQAELEQVTACVGIAQYVEGADEMWLMQAADEALYEAKKAGRNRLRLAA